The proteins below come from a single Dehalococcoidia bacterium genomic window:
- a CDS encoding aminoglycoside phosphotransferase family protein — protein sequence MTLTFPHQPATLPAKLLEAAAHCLGAPILAVEPLQGGYSAQSHRRLTLADGRRVVLKAAPPAPVSGLPGRLWSDLLGREIWVYQHVPETQEWRPRSYGAVAGDGWRGLLLEDLSSCRRVPPWSAAAIDAVAAALARLHAIPQPAGMPPDLIGRLGPQRFWGDLRARGRASGHLPTGYTTSAWWAWFDRALPLAERAYARLATAPLRRAFNHNDVRSDNLFFCAERPIFLDWGQAIWDTPARDSVYWALGVERETGIPAPAVHERYLAHAPHPGADAVRGVLAFWVGYFVDKLQAGGVVTDNQRLRAEFLGPTVRWFAMAFDLPLPPEGEAQ from the coding sequence GTGACGCTCACCTTTCCACACCAGCCGGCAACCCTTCCCGCCAAGCTTCTCGAGGCCGCAGCACACTGCTTAGGAGCGCCGATCCTCGCGGTTGAGCCGCTTCAGGGCGGCTACTCTGCCCAATCGCATCGCCGCTTGACCCTTGCCGACGGACGACGGGTCGTTCTCAAAGCGGCTCCGCCTGCGCCGGTGAGCGGTCTCCCGGGACGGTTGTGGTCGGACTTGCTCGGCCGCGAGATTTGGGTCTATCAGCACGTCCCGGAGACGCAGGAATGGCGCCCCCGCAGCTACGGAGCGGTCGCGGGCGACGGCTGGCGCGGCCTTTTGCTCGAAGACCTCTCCTCCTGCCGCCGCGTTCCTCCGTGGTCGGCGGCAGCAATCGATGCGGTCGCGGCCGCCCTGGCGCGCCTGCACGCCATCCCGCAGCCGGCGGGGATGCCGCCAGACCTCATCGGCCGGCTCGGTCCCCAACGGTTTTGGGGCGACCTCCGCGCCCGCGGCCGCGCCTCCGGCCACCTTCCTACCGGCTACACGACGAGCGCGTGGTGGGCGTGGTTCGACCGAGCGCTCCCCCTCGCTGAGCGCGCCTATGCCCGCCTTGCAACCGCCCCGCTCCGCCGCGCCTTCAATCACAACGATGTGCGCTCCGACAATCTGTTCTTCTGCGCTGAACGGCCGATCTTCCTCGACTGGGGACAGGCAATTTGGGACACCCCAGCCCGCGACAGCGTTTACTGGGCGCTGGGGGTCGAGCGCGAGACCGGCATCCCCGCGCCGGCGGTGCACGAGCGCTACCTCGCCCATGCTCCCCATCCCGGCGCTGACGCAGTCCGGGGCGTTCTCGCCTTTTGGGTCGGCTATTTCGTCGACAAGCTCCAAGCCGGCGGGGTCGTGACGGACAACCAACGCTTGCGCGCAGAATTCCTCGGACCGACCGTGCGCTGGTTTGCGATGGCGTTCGATCTCCCCCTTCCTCCTGAAGGAGAGGCCCAGTGA
- a CDS encoding acetylornithine transaminase, with the protein MTERNWPAVEEQRYMPLHRRLPVTLVRGRGCEVWDDAGKRYLDLVGGWAVNNVGHCHPKVVAAVQRQAATLMQVSNQFYTLPQLQLAERITQLAGLDRVFFQNSGAEANEGAVKLARRWGAMYRGGAYEVISAWRSFHGRTLAMVAATGKPAYQDPFRPLPEGFRQVEFNDIEALRAAISEKTVAVLLEPVQGEGGVWPAAPDYLRAVRALCDEYGLLLILDEIQTGIGRTGTMFAFERYGIRPDILTLGKALAGGLPIGAFLAREEVAQAFKPGDHGSTFGGNPVVCAAGVATLDVIEEEQLVARAAQRGEYFLARLRDLAARHPAIVDVRGAGLLIAVQFRSEISDALTRAALARGLLLNAVMPNAVRLMPPLVISEAEIDEAVAILGAVLAEQGVRA; encoded by the coding sequence ATGACCGAGCGCAACTGGCCTGCCGTGGAAGAGCAGCGGTATATGCCGCTGCACCGCCGCCTGCCGGTAACGCTCGTTCGAGGCCGCGGCTGCGAGGTCTGGGATGATGCCGGCAAGCGTTATCTCGACCTCGTCGGGGGGTGGGCAGTCAACAATGTCGGGCACTGCCATCCGAAGGTCGTCGCTGCGGTCCAGCGCCAAGCCGCGACCCTCATGCAAGTCTCCAACCAGTTCTATACGCTGCCGCAGCTTCAGCTCGCCGAGCGCATCACGCAGCTCGCCGGGCTGGACCGGGTTTTCTTCCAGAACAGCGGCGCCGAAGCGAATGAAGGCGCCGTCAAGCTCGCCCGGCGGTGGGGCGCGATGTACCGCGGCGGCGCCTATGAGGTGATCTCGGCGTGGCGCTCCTTTCACGGACGCACCTTGGCGATGGTTGCCGCCACGGGCAAACCGGCTTACCAAGACCCCTTCCGCCCGCTGCCAGAGGGGTTTCGCCAGGTCGAGTTCAACGATATCGAGGCGCTGCGGGCGGCGATCTCAGAGAAAACCGTCGCAGTTCTCCTCGAGCCGGTGCAAGGGGAAGGAGGGGTCTGGCCAGCGGCACCGGACTATCTGCGCGCTGTCCGCGCCCTGTGCGATGAGTACGGCCTCCTCCTCATCCTCGATGAGATCCAGACGGGCATCGGCCGGACGGGAACAATGTTCGCCTTCGAGCGCTACGGCATCCGGCCAGACATCTTGACGCTCGGCAAAGCACTTGCCGGCGGACTGCCGATCGGCGCCTTCCTTGCCCGTGAGGAGGTCGCTCAGGCGTTCAAGCCGGGCGACCACGGCTCCACCTTTGGCGGCAATCCTGTCGTCTGCGCTGCCGGGGTCGCGACGCTCGACGTGATCGAGGAGGAACAGCTGGTCGCGCGGGCAGCGCAGCGCGGGGAGTATTTCCTCGCTCGGCTCCGCGACCTGGCAGCGCGTCATCCCGCAATCGTCGACGTGCGCGGTGCTGGCCTCCTGATCGCCGTCCAGTTCAGGAGCGAGATCAGCGACGCGCTCACCCGCGCTGCCCTCGCTCGCGGACTGCTCCTCAACGCGGTGATGCCGAACGCCGTCCGGCTGATGCCTCCTCTCGTGATCAGCGAGGCAGAGATTGATGAAGCGGTCGCCATCCTCGGCGCGGTCTTGGCCGAGCAGGGAGTGAGAGCGTAA
- a CDS encoding NUDIX hydrolase has translation MLTTGWTRLARTVLHENAFRRFFLDRVRIHSGDEIEYSWAEAAAASFVVPLTDDGEIVLIRQYRYPVDRWVWEVPAGRIEGEPSEETARRELLEEVGGIARTIVPLGTCYSAAAHLHLLCAFFLATGVVLDQTARREATELLEVRLVPAEEAFALVRRGGDIEAQSGLAILMAEPTIRSLVR, from the coding sequence GTGCTGACAACCGGCTGGACCCGGCTTGCCCGAACGGTGCTCCATGAGAACGCGTTCCGCCGCTTTTTCCTCGACCGGGTCCGGATCCATTCCGGCGACGAGATCGAATACAGCTGGGCAGAAGCTGCGGCGGCCTCCTTTGTGGTGCCCCTGACAGACGACGGAGAGATCGTCCTCATCCGCCAGTATCGCTACCCGGTCGACCGCTGGGTGTGGGAAGTGCCAGCAGGACGGATTGAGGGCGAACCCAGCGAGGAGACCGCCCGGCGCGAACTGCTGGAGGAGGTCGGCGGCATCGCTCGAACGATCGTCCCGCTGGGCACCTGCTACAGCGCTGCGGCGCACCTCCATCTCCTCTGCGCCTTCTTCCTTGCGACGGGCGTCGTCCTCGACCAAACGGCGCGCCGCGAGGCGACCGAGCTGCTGGAGGTTCGGCTTGTGCCCGCCGAGGAAGCGTTCGCGCTGGTCCGCCGGGGCGGCGACATCGAGGCGCAGAGCGGCCTCGCTATCCTGATGGCCGAACCGACCATCCGCAGCCTAGTGCGATGA